Proteins encoded together in one Streptomyces sp. NA04227 window:
- a CDS encoding mandelate racemase/muconate lactonizing enzyme family protein, producing MRITGYRTLSTVHDWGRPIGDANGAVRSGTTEVPIVLLSTDSGETGVGLGSTAHIEDFFPLLDGADPRAAPALYDRMLARVFKAGHAGAVFGTIGALDMALWDLKAKAAGEPLWRTLGAADRVVPAYASALDGPLSDDELVAAHQPFAERGFGAVKLKGGLDAATDIRRLRLADEVYAAASGGRPALMLDANETWSRKEAVRHVRRIEEELDLAWVEEPVRRWDAEGLAAVSRGVRAAVATGENLTGLEQFRPLVLARAVDIVQTGSIWGITHFLRVAALAHSVDLPISPVGYNANPLCHAAAVVPNHMAVEIQDLGFPQGISADQTFEDGRVVLGDSPGLGLVVDEEAVTRANGANGWTAPASPHVRPSDAGRRLTRKPDPRRG from the coding sequence ATGCGCATCACCGGCTATCGCACGCTCTCCACCGTGCACGACTGGGGACGCCCGATCGGGGACGCCAACGGCGCCGTGCGCTCCGGGACCACCGAGGTGCCGATCGTGCTGCTGAGCACCGACTCCGGCGAGACCGGCGTCGGGCTCGGCTCCACCGCCCACATCGAGGACTTCTTCCCCCTGCTCGACGGGGCGGACCCGAGGGCGGCCCCCGCGCTGTACGACCGGATGCTCGCCAGAGTGTTCAAGGCCGGACACGCGGGAGCCGTCTTCGGCACCATCGGGGCGCTGGACATGGCGCTGTGGGACCTCAAGGCGAAGGCCGCCGGGGAACCGCTGTGGCGCACCCTCGGCGCCGCCGACCGCGTCGTGCCCGCCTATGCCTCCGCCCTCGACGGGCCACTCTCGGACGACGAACTCGTGGCGGCCCACCAGCCGTTCGCCGAGCGCGGGTTCGGCGCCGTAAAGCTGAAGGGCGGGCTAGACGCGGCCACCGACATCCGTCGGCTGCGGCTCGCCGACGAGGTGTACGCCGCGGCCTCCGGCGGCCGTCCGGCCCTGATGCTCGACGCCAACGAGACGTGGTCGCGCAAGGAGGCCGTCCGGCACGTGCGGCGCATCGAGGAGGAACTCGACCTCGCCTGGGTCGAGGAACCCGTACGCCGCTGGGACGCCGAAGGCCTCGCCGCGGTCTCGCGGGGGGTACGCGCGGCGGTGGCCACCGGAGAGAACCTGACCGGGCTCGAACAGTTCCGTCCGCTGGTCCTGGCGCGCGCCGTGGACATCGTGCAGACCGGAAGCATCTGGGGAATCACCCACTTCCTGCGGGTCGCCGCCCTGGCGCACTCGGTCGACCTGCCCATCAGCCCGGTCGGTTACAACGCCAACCCGCTGTGCCACGCGGCGGCCGTGGTGCCCAACCACATGGCCGTCGAGATCCAGGACCTCGGCTTCCCCCAGGGGATCAGCGCCGACCAGACCTTCGAGGACGGCAGGGTCGTGCTCGGCGACAGCCCGGGGCTCGGCCTCGTCGTCGACGAGGAGGCCGTGACGCGGGCGAACGGCGCCAACGGGTGGACGGCCCCCGCGAGTCCGCACGTACGCCCGTCCGACGCGGGCCGCCGTCTGACACGCAAGCCCGACCCTCGAAGGGGCTGA
- a CDS encoding SDR family NAD(P)-dependent oxidoreductase, with product MKRTATHRLDGIRALVTGGTSGIGLAVVEAFLREGAEVVAVGRGAYGPPRPGEARRTTADVRDDAQVRTAVVSAVDALGGLDVLVTAAGVASVGTVAEASDDEWARVLDVNVTGTARFCRAAWPHLAASDHAAVVVVGSMAAAQGYQERAVYGASKGAVTALARAMAADGLRDGVRVNVVHPGTADTPWVDRLVASSQDPGSARNRLTARQPHGRLVGTEEIAEAVLLLSSPVCGSLTGAELAVDGGGTSLRPQPTSPTDQHQGAP from the coding sequence ATGAAACGCACTGCCACGCACCGGCTCGACGGCATACGCGCCCTGGTGACCGGCGGAACCTCCGGGATAGGCCTCGCCGTCGTGGAGGCGTTCCTCCGCGAGGGCGCCGAGGTGGTCGCCGTCGGCCGCGGCGCCTACGGTCCGCCGCGTCCCGGTGAGGCACGGCGCACGACCGCGGACGTCCGCGACGACGCACAGGTTCGTACGGCCGTCGTGAGCGCCGTCGACGCACTCGGCGGACTCGATGTGCTCGTCACGGCGGCCGGTGTGGCCTCGGTCGGCACCGTCGCCGAGGCGTCCGATGACGAGTGGGCGCGGGTGCTGGACGTCAACGTCACGGGCACCGCCCGGTTCTGCCGTGCGGCCTGGCCGCACCTGGCCGCATCGGACCACGCCGCCGTGGTGGTCGTGGGCTCGATGGCCGCGGCCCAGGGCTACCAGGAACGGGCCGTCTACGGCGCCAGCAAGGGCGCGGTGACCGCGCTCGCCAGGGCGATGGCCGCGGACGGACTGCGGGACGGCGTCCGCGTGAACGTGGTGCACCCGGGCACGGCCGACACGCCCTGGGTGGACCGGCTGGTCGCCTCCTCCCAGGACCCCGGCTCCGCGCGAAACCGGCTCACCGCCCGCCAGCCCCACGGGCGCCTGGTGGGCACCGAAGAGATCGCCGAGGCGGTGCTCCTCCTGTCCTCGCCCGTGTGCGGCTCCCTCACCGGGGCTGAACTCGCCGTGGACGGCGGCGGAACCAGCTTGCGACCTCAACCGACGTCACCCACCGACCAGCACCAAGGAGCACCATGA
- a CDS encoding CaiB/BaiF CoA-transferase family protein, translating into MSTTPQILKGYRVLDCSIAMAGPFAAQRLGDLGADVVKIEPVTGEWQRHAAAGGARGNRVNVSFLSLNRNKRSLAIDLKTAEGKALLLRLVASADVFLQNYRPGVAERLGVDHTTLAAINPALVYVSMSGYGEDGPDRNLPGQDLLLQAKSGAMLSAGRHGQPPMPAGQYLVDAVTASTAFEGVLAALLHRERTGEGQLVQVNMLDAITTLQMQELSVYTAGGVPQQRSAEPHAHVYIRAPYGTFETADGYLALAMPDLPTLGKVIGEESFLEMDSEVHGWTHRDEVHRATAERLRTRTTSEWLAALAEAGLWAGPVYDYEALVNDPQIRHNGTFVEYEHPTEGRVTTPGFPYRFSRTPARIDRGAPLIGEHTSEVLAEAGLTPEEIRSLLRTGVVAETSRG; encoded by the coding sequence ATGAGCACCACACCACAGATACTCAAGGGCTATCGCGTCCTGGACTGCTCGATCGCGATGGCCGGACCCTTTGCCGCCCAGCGCCTGGGCGACCTCGGCGCCGACGTCGTCAAGATCGAGCCGGTGACGGGCGAATGGCAGCGGCATGCCGCCGCCGGCGGGGCGCGCGGCAACCGTGTCAATGTCTCGTTCCTCTCCCTGAACCGCAACAAGCGTTCGCTCGCGATCGATCTGAAGACCGCGGAGGGCAAGGCCCTGCTGCTCCGGCTGGTGGCGAGCGCCGACGTCTTCCTGCAGAACTACCGCCCCGGGGTGGCCGAGCGGCTGGGCGTGGACCACACGACGCTCGCGGCGATCAACCCGGCCCTGGTCTACGTGTCGATGTCGGGTTACGGCGAGGACGGACCGGACCGGAACCTGCCCGGGCAGGACCTGCTGCTCCAGGCGAAGTCCGGGGCGATGCTCTCCGCGGGACGGCACGGCCAGCCCCCGATGCCCGCGGGCCAGTACCTCGTCGACGCCGTCACGGCGTCCACCGCCTTCGAGGGCGTGCTCGCCGCGCTGCTGCACCGTGAACGCACCGGCGAGGGACAGCTGGTGCAGGTGAACATGCTCGACGCGATCACCACACTCCAGATGCAGGAACTCTCGGTGTACACCGCGGGCGGCGTGCCGCAGCAGCGCAGCGCCGAGCCGCACGCGCATGTGTACATCCGGGCTCCGTACGGCACGTTCGAGACCGCCGACGGCTATCTGGCACTCGCCATGCCCGACCTGCCGACGCTGGGCAAGGTGATCGGCGAGGAGTCCTTCCTGGAGATGGACTCCGAGGTACACGGCTGGACGCACCGCGACGAGGTGCACCGCGCGACGGCCGAGCGGCTGCGCACCCGCACCACCTCCGAGTGGCTGGCCGCGCTGGCCGAGGCGGGGTTGTGGGCCGGACCCGTGTACGACTACGAGGCGCTGGTCAACGACCCGCAGATCCGCCACAACGGCACCTTCGTGGAGTACGAGCACCCCACCGAGGGCCGGGTCACCACGCCCGGGTTCCCCTACCGCTTCTCGCGCACTCCGGCACGCATCGACCGGGGCGCACCCCTGATCGGCGAGCACACCTCGGAGGTCCTCGCGGAGGCGGGGCTCACTCCCGAGGAGATCCGGTCCCTGCTGCGCACCGGTGTCGTCGCCGAGACGTCACGGGGGTGA
- a CDS encoding FadR/GntR family transcriptional regulator, which translates to MALTDDAIQKIKSMIMDGRLKPGDRLPREADLSVQLGISRGSLREAVRALSMMRILDVRRGDGTYVTSLTPDVLLESMGFVIDLHQDSSVLDLFEVRRALEPLAAEKAALLMTDEDARDLLTLAEAIGPGSEVDDVVANDLEFHHRIAQASGNTVLCSLVDGVASRTRRARIWRGVTQESAFEQTRREHHAIATAITRRQPSIAAAWSLAHVAGIEEWLRRGSDEEDLTDATEHGDRPVREA; encoded by the coding sequence ATGGCGTTGACGGATGACGCGATCCAGAAAATCAAGTCGATGATCATGGACGGGCGTCTGAAGCCCGGCGACCGCCTGCCTCGGGAGGCCGATCTCTCGGTCCAGCTCGGCATCTCGCGGGGTTCGCTCCGCGAGGCCGTGCGGGCGCTGTCGATGATGCGCATTCTCGACGTACGGCGGGGCGACGGCACCTATGTCACCAGCCTCACGCCCGATGTGCTCCTGGAGTCCATGGGTTTCGTCATCGACCTGCACCAGGACTCGAGCGTCCTGGACCTGTTCGAGGTACGGCGCGCGCTGGAGCCGCTGGCCGCGGAGAAGGCCGCCCTGCTGATGACGGACGAGGACGCTCGGGATCTGCTCACGCTGGCCGAAGCCATCGGCCCGGGGTCGGAGGTCGACGACGTGGTCGCCAACGACCTGGAGTTCCACCACCGCATCGCCCAGGCCTCCGGCAATACGGTGCTGTGCTCACTGGTCGACGGCGTGGCCAGCCGTACCCGGCGGGCCCGTATCTGGCGAGGCGTCACGCAGGAGAGCGCCTTCGAGCAGACCCGGCGTGAGCACCATGCGATTGCCACCGCCATCACGCGGAGGCAGCCGAGCATCGCCGCGGCCTGGTCGCTGGCCCATGTGGCCGGCATCGAGGAGTGGCTGCGGCGCGGCTCGGACGAGGAGGACCTGACCGACGCCACCGAGCACGGGGACAGGCCGGTGCGCGAGGCTTAG
- a CDS encoding FadR/GntR family transcriptional regulator: MAGSLISALDLRLPAATGKRPARLAQLVVGSLVDAIVARRIAPQSVLPPESALSAAFEVSRITVREAVKLLEAKGLVSVRHGVGAVVNADTEWNLLDADVLAAAMRHDENVTLLDELVGVRVALESDLAAQAALNADATDLAEIEGLYHRLESQLREPEAFIVSDVEFHDRIMAASGNRLARSIVGTVHSQARTSLRYQGHPSVQDVTVTNREHAKILERLLDRDAAGAGTAMADHIRSAWSRRRPTPA, encoded by the coding sequence GTGGCCGGATCGCTGATCTCAGCGCTCGACCTCAGGCTGCCCGCCGCCACGGGCAAGCGCCCCGCCCGACTCGCGCAGCTCGTGGTCGGTTCGCTCGTCGATGCCATCGTGGCCCGGCGTATCGCGCCGCAGAGCGTGCTGCCGCCGGAGTCGGCGCTGTCCGCCGCGTTCGAGGTCAGCCGCATCACGGTCCGTGAAGCGGTCAAGCTCCTCGAGGCCAAGGGGCTCGTGTCGGTCCGGCACGGCGTCGGCGCGGTGGTCAATGCGGACACCGAGTGGAACCTTTTGGACGCGGACGTGCTGGCCGCGGCCATGCGTCACGACGAGAACGTGACCCTTCTCGACGAACTGGTCGGAGTGCGTGTCGCGCTGGAATCGGACCTGGCCGCCCAGGCGGCGCTCAACGCCGACGCCACCGACCTCGCCGAGATCGAGGGCCTCTACCACCGCCTGGAATCCCAACTGCGCGAGCCCGAGGCCTTCATCGTCTCGGATGTCGAGTTCCACGACCGCATCATGGCCGCCTCGGGCAACCGACTCGCGCGCTCGATCGTCGGTACGGTGCATAGCCAGGCCCGCACAAGCCTCCGGTACCAAGGGCATCCGAGCGTCCAGGACGTCACCGTGACCAACCGCGAGCACGCGAAGATCCTTGAGCGGCTGCTCGACCGGGACGCTGCCGGAGCGGGTACGGCGATGGCTGACCACATTCGCTCCGCTTGGTCGCGCCGTCGGCCGACGCCTGCCTGA
- a CDS encoding aldose 1-epimerase family protein, with protein sequence MNIFGRELSARALRERTGDLESVAGVRQVELANGTERGVRAVELRTAAGLEVDVLVDRAMDLGAARFRGVPFGWRSGNGFRHPGLHEHNDEDGLSWLRALDGLLVSGGLDHTLFGGEVDASGYGYPPRQTVRHGLHGRLTAVPGRLLEAGEVWDGDHCVLRVRGEMVQATSFGEHLRLTRTVEVDFDGLEIRLRDVVDNLGFERTPHMFLYHLNFGWPLVEEGTEFLAPISGTLWQSDSVREQGVSYRHLPAPRPGFVEQVFEHRLVPDRDGRHRVALVGPGGGFGVEVAWDSAAMPHFFEWQNLRSGQYAVGLEPSTHHVAGDAAARDDGSMIWLEHGESRTYTTSLRVLDGVDATAAARARIRAVADQPE encoded by the coding sequence ATGAACATCTTCGGCAGAGAACTGTCCGCCCGCGCGCTGCGCGAGCGCACCGGCGACCTGGAATCCGTCGCCGGAGTCCGCCAGGTCGAACTGGCCAACGGCACGGAACGCGGCGTACGCGCCGTCGAACTGCGCACCGCCGCGGGCCTGGAAGTCGACGTCCTGGTCGACCGTGCCATGGACCTCGGCGCCGCCCGCTTCCGCGGCGTCCCCTTCGGCTGGCGCTCGGGCAACGGCTTCCGCCACCCGGGGCTGCACGAGCACAACGACGAGGACGGGCTGTCCTGGCTGCGGGCGCTCGACGGACTGCTGGTCTCGGGCGGACTCGACCACACCCTGTTCGGCGGCGAGGTGGACGCGTCGGGGTACGGGTACCCGCCCAGGCAGACGGTCCGGCACGGTCTGCACGGACGGCTGACCGCCGTCCCGGGCCGCCTGCTCGAAGCAGGGGAAGTGTGGGACGGCGACCACTGTGTGCTGCGGGTGCGCGGCGAGATGGTGCAGGCGACGTCCTTCGGTGAGCACCTGCGCCTGACCCGGACCGTCGAGGTGGACTTCGACGGACTGGAGATCCGGTTGCGCGACGTCGTCGACAACCTCGGCTTCGAGCGGACGCCGCACATGTTCCTGTACCACCTCAACTTCGGCTGGCCGCTGGTCGAGGAGGGCACCGAGTTCCTCGCGCCGATCTCCGGCACGCTCTGGCAGAGCGACTCGGTGCGCGAACAAGGCGTTTCCTACCGGCACTTGCCCGCCCCGCGGCCCGGCTTCGTCGAGCAGGTCTTCGAGCACCGGCTCGTCCCCGACCGGGACGGGCGTCACCGTGTCGCGCTGGTCGGCCCCGGAGGCGGTTTCGGCGTCGAGGTCGCCTGGGACTCCGCGGCGATGCCCCACTTCTTCGAGTGGCAGAACCTGCGCAGCGGCCAGTACGCCGTCGGCCTCGAACCCTCGACGCACCACGTCGCCGGGGACGCGGCCGCCCGCGACGACGGATCGATGATCTGGCTGGAGCACGGCGAGTCCCGTACGTACACCACCTCGCTACGCGTGCTCGACGGCGTGGACGCCACCGCAGCCGCACGCGCCCGGATCCGCGCCGTCGCGGACCAGCCCGAGTGA
- a CDS encoding SDR family NAD(P)-dependent oxidoreductase, translating into MTRPVERPSGSAVVTGGGGSLGRATALRLGADGYDVAVLDLPGEGLDTTSASLDAAGVKHLALGVDLREATAIPEAVDTVEHTLGPVHALVNNAAVYPNTPFLEVTFAEYDEVVAVNQRAYFLAAQAAARLMVPRGRGAIVNLASITWHGGWANLSGYVSTKGAAVSLTRALARELGPSGIRVNAVSPGAFPTKAETIHDNPEEYARFVVEHQSLKRRGTGEELAAVVSFLLGPDSSFVTGQTVNVDGGWVMG; encoded by the coding sequence ATGACAAGGCCCGTTGAACGGCCCTCGGGCAGCGCCGTCGTCACCGGCGGCGGCGGGTCCCTGGGGCGCGCCACCGCCCTGCGCCTGGGCGCCGACGGCTACGACGTCGCCGTACTCGATCTGCCCGGCGAGGGACTCGACACCACCTCGGCCTCCCTCGACGCGGCGGGAGTCAAGCACCTGGCACTCGGCGTCGACCTGCGCGAGGCCACGGCGATACCCGAGGCCGTGGACACGGTCGAGCACACCCTCGGCCCCGTGCACGCACTCGTCAACAACGCCGCCGTCTACCCGAACACCCCTTTCCTGGAAGTCACGTTCGCGGAGTACGACGAGGTGGTCGCGGTCAACCAGCGCGCCTACTTCCTCGCGGCGCAGGCCGCCGCCCGGCTGATGGTTCCGCGCGGCCGGGGCGCGATCGTGAACCTCGCGTCGATCACCTGGCACGGCGGCTGGGCCAATCTCTCCGGCTATGTCTCGACCAAGGGCGCCGCGGTCTCGCTCACCCGGGCGCTGGCCCGTGAACTGGGCCCGTCCGGGATCCGGGTCAACGCGGTCTCGCCGGGCGCGTTTCCGACCAAGGCCGAGACCATCCACGACAACCCGGAGGAGTACGCCCGGTTCGTGGTCGAGCACCAGTCGCTGAAACGGCGCGGGACCGGCGAGGAGCTGGCCGCGGTGGTGTCCTTCCTGCTCGGACCGGACTCCTCCTTCGTCACCGGCCAGACGGTGAACGTCGACGGCGGATGGGTCATGGGGTGA